A stretch of the Argentina anserina chromosome 6, drPotAnse1.1, whole genome shotgun sequence genome encodes the following:
- the LOC126799314 gene encoding F-box/kelch-repeat protein At1g51550 → MENLPSSSSSPPSIQKKTKIERTHLTSLFAMNNLHNKSNKPFYGNSHSQKKQPMAETSTSSNRNGFSPLTHLTQDHLFTILLLLPVDSILSFAMTCRKYRTLTASDTLWEYICQRDWGPRSVEAFKASNSNQQLPWMRIYKQVSGFDSVYCHRLCADPEAELVFPTPRASHSLNFVSDCLVLFGGGCEGGRDLDDTWVAYMGNDFQRLLNWQRISSASPSGRFGHTCAVIDNVLVLFGGINDNGNRQNDTWVGQVASHETLGITFSWRLLVVGDNAPPERGAHAACCIEGRKMVIHGGIGRFGVRLSDTWVLELSENFRTGTWYEIVTQPSPPARSGHTLTCIGGTRTVLFGGRGLGYDVLHDLWLLDICEGQPHWLQVLYELQNIPGGVSLPRVGHSATLILGGRLLICGGEDSARHRKNDFWVLDITAVPSITVQPTMLNSMQLLAKMWKRLKTKGHIPNFRSFHRACADQSGRCLFMFGGMVDGLVQPADPAGLRFDGELLLAELVLQL, encoded by the exons ATGGAAAATttaccatcttcttcttcttcaccaccatcgattcaaaagaaaaccaaaatagAAAGAACCCATTTGACCTCTCTCTTTGCCATGAACAATCTCcataacaaatcaaacaaacccTTTTATGGAAACAGTCATAGCCAAAAGAAACAACCCATGGCAGAAACCAGTACCAGCAGCAACCGCAATGGCTTCTCTCCATTGACCCATTTAACCCAAGACCACCTCTTCACAATCTTGCTGCTCCTCCCTGTTGACTCTATTCTCAGCTTTGCCATGACTTGCAGGAAGTATAGAACCCTCACAGCTTCTGATACTCTTTGGGAGTACATATGCCAAAGGGACTGGGGACCCAGATCAGTTGAGGCCTTCAAGGCTTCAAATTCTAATCAGCAGTTGCCTTGGATGAGAATTTACAAGCAAGTTTCTGGGTTTGACTCTGTGTATTGCCATAGATTGTGTGCTGATCCAGAAGCTGAATTGGTGTTTCCAACTCCTAGGGCCTCTCATTCCCTCAACTTTGTGTCTGACTGCTTGGTCTTGTTTGGTGGTGGCTGTGAGGGAG GACGCGATCTAGATGACACATGGGTGGCATACATGGGTAATGATTTTCAGAGATTACTGAATTGGCAGAGGATCAGTTCAGCCAGTCCGAGTGGAAGATTTGGGCATACTTGTGCTGTAATTGATAATGTTCTTGTTCTATTTGGAGGTATAAATGACAATGGAAACCGTCAAAACGATACATGGGTGGGGCAAGTAGCAAGCCATGAGACCCTTGGTATCACATTCTCCTGGAGGCTGCTTGTGGTAGGGGACAATGCACCTCCAGAGCGTGGAGCTCATGCAGCGTGCTGCATTGAAGGTAGAAAGATGGTTATCCATGGAGGAATCGGGCGGTTTGGTGTTAGACTGAGTGACACATGGGTATTAGAACTCTCAGAGAATTTTCGAACTGGTACCTGGTATGAAATCGTTACTCAGCCATCTCCACCAGCTCGCTCTGGTCACACATTGACTTGCATTGGAGGTACCCGAACTGTTTTGTTTGGAGGAAGAGGCTTGGGATATGATGTGCTTCATGATCTTTGGCTCTTGGATATTTGTGAGGGTCAACCACACTGGTTGCAAGTACTATACGAGTTACAAAATATTCCTGGAGGAGTTTCCCTTCCACGGGTTGGTCACTCAGCTACACTCATCTTAGGAGGTCGTTTGCTGATTTGTGGAGGGGAAGATTCAGCTAGACACCGGAAGAATGACTTCTGGGTTTTGGACATTACTGCAGTTCCCTCCATTACAGTGCAGCCAACTATGTTGAACTCTATGCAGTTACTTGCAAAAATGTGGAAAAGATTAAAGACAAAGGGTCATATACCCAATTTTCGGTCCTTTCATCGTGCCTGCGCCGATCAGTCTGGCCGTTGCCTGTTTATGTTTGGTGGAATGGTGGATGGTTTAGTACAACCTGCTGATCCAGCTGGCCTGAGGTTTGATGGAGAGCTCCTTCTTGCGGAGCTTGTGCTTCAGTTATAA
- the LOC126799138 gene encoding uncharacterized protein LOC126799138 isoform X2, with amino-acid sequence MEALASSVFLPETYPLHNNNPTLITTPNKPTGSLKLTPTSHFAGLRARALSGEASGSGDNEDAGPLNNGFSFDSLSLSQGNLNHLESREKDVDEGLNQNTPLTSHSAYGAGGTRAGLFRTPISGGVQSATSAHGLPRPSLAARFAHLCTVMSRMHHRREGYPFGSLVDFAPDSMGHPLFSFSPLAIHTRNLLANPRCTLVVQIPGWSSLSNARVTIFGDVYPLPEDQQDWAHKQYIAKHQQGPSQQWGNFYYFRMQNISDIYFIGGFGTVAWVDVKEYEALQPDKIAVDGGEQHLKELNAMFSKPLKELLSLESEVDDAAFISIDSKGTDIRVRQGAQFNIQRLSFEEGQSVETLEEAKVALRKLINKG; translated from the exons ATGGAAGCCCTGGCAAGCTCTGTCTTCTTACCCGAGACGTACCCACTTCATAACAACAACCCAACTCTAATCACAACACCCAATAAGCCAACTGGGTCTCTCAAACTCACCCCGACTTCCCATTTTGCTGGCCTCCGTGCCCGAGCTCTCTCCGGCGAGGCCTCCGGCTCCGGTGACAATGAAGATGCAGGGCCTCTCAATAATGGGTTTAGCTTTGACAGTCTCTCTTTGTCTCAG GGTAATTTAAATCACCTTGAAAGTCGTGAGAAGGATGTGGATGAGGGATTAAATCAAAACACTCCTCTTACATCCCATTCTGCATATGGAGCAGGCGGAACAAGAGCTGGGCTCTTTAGGACTCCAATTTCTGGCGGGGTGCAGAGTGCAACTTCAGCTCATGGTTTACCTCGTCCCTCCTTAGCT GCCAGATTTGCTCATCTGTGCACTGTTATGTCGCGCATGCACCATCGACGAGAAGGATATCCATTTGGTTCTCTTGTTGATTTTGCACCTGATTCAATGGGCC ATCCTCTCTTTTCGTTTTCCCCATTGGCCATCCACACACGGAATTTATTAGCAAATCCAAGATGCACGCTTGTTGTGCAG ATTCCTGGATGGAGCAGCTTATCAAATGCAAGGGTTACCatttttggtgatgtttaCCCACTTCCAGAAGATCAACAG GATTGGGCTCATAAGCAATACATAGCAAAACATCAACAGGGGCCTTCTCAACAGTGGGGAAATTTCTACTACTTCCGGATGCAAAATATAAG TGACATTTATTTTATTGGTGGCTTTGGAACTGTTGCTTGGGTTGATGTAAAAGAGTACGAGGCCCTTCAGCCTGATAAGATTGCAGTCGATGGAGGCGAGCAACACCTGAAG GAACTTAATGCTATGTTTTCGAAGCCCTTAAAAGAGCTACTGTCCCTTGAATCCGAGGTGGATGATGCTGCTTTCATATCTATAGACAGCAAGGGAACTGATATTCGGGTTCGTCAGGGTGCACAG TTCAACATTCAGAGGCTATCGTTTGAAGAAGGTCAGTCTGTTGAAACATTAGAGGAAGCCAAGGTTGCTCTCAGGAAACTTATAAACAAAGGCTGA
- the LOC126799958 gene encoding beta-glucuronosyltransferase GlcAT14C-like — MRLSSSNTFAWCSGFSLWFMVLAVTSVLLGALSKSSLCLFCLVGNRYQISSTVPLIGNGNPPVIAYWISSTNGEKYEKILRLLKAIYHPRNQYLLQLDADSSDYERKQLALYVQSQGVFRTFDNVNVVGQSYGINHMGSSSLAATLHAAALLLKLSADWDWFIALSASDYPLMPQDDLLHALTSLPRNLNFIHFTNKTGWKEQKCIEKIVIDPTIHLQNSTPIRTLRVLNYSSHKRREIPDSFDIFGGSSWGILTRDLMEYCVQGWDNFPRYLLMYLNNVVYPLNYYFHTIICNSPEFQNSLVDSDLSFTEWNLTASGETQVLNMSHFDQMLASGAAFARSFHTGNQLLNRIDESVLHRSSKELVPGKWCRGEGRRVRVENSSTADHEEQLCPTWGNINDVKPGSGGIKLAALLTDLVVEGRLATSHCREHW; from the exons ATGAGActatcatcctcaaacactTTTGCTTGGTGTTCAGGATTTTCTCTATGGTTTATGGTTCTTGCAGTGACATCAGTGTTGCTAGGTGCACTATCAAAATCATCTCTATGTTTGTTTTGTCTAGTAGGCAACAGGTACCAAATCTCGTCGACAGTCCCATTAATAGGGAATGGCAACCCTCCTGTCATTGCTTATTGGATTAGTAGTACCAATGGAGAGAAGTATGAGAAAATACTGAGGCTCTTGAAGGCAATATACCATCCAAGAAACCAGTATCTGCTGCAACTTGATGCTGATTCATCAGATTACGAAAGAAAGCAGTTGGCTCTTTATGTTCAATCCCAAGGGGTTTTTCGAACCTTCGATAATGTAAACGTTGTTGGACAAAGTTATGGAATCAACCACATGGGGTCCTCTTCTCTTGCTGCCACACTTCATGCTGCAGCATTGCTTCTAAAGCTTAGTGCAGATTGGGATTGGTTCATCGCACTAAGCGCTTCTGACTATCCACTCATGCCTCAAGATG ATCTTCTCCATGCTTTGACCTCATTGCCAAGGAACCTCAATTTTATACATTTTACTAACAAGACTGGATGGAAAGA GCAGAAATGCATCGAAAAAATTGTTATAGATCCTACTATACATCTTCAGAATAGTACTCCAATCAGGACACTCCGCGTACTGAACTATTCTTCACataaaagaagagaaattCCTGATTCTTTCGATATATTTGGAG GTTCATCTTGGGGGATTCTAACTCGAGATCTAATGGAGTATTGTGTCCAAGGATGGGACAACTTTCCTAGATATTTACTGATGTACCTCAACAATGTGGTTTACCCTCTTAATTACTACTTCCACACAATCATCTGCAACTCACCGGAGTTCCAAAACTCGCTAGTAGACAGTGATCTAAGCTTCACTGAATGGAACTTAACTGCATCCGGAGAAACTCAAGTCCTAAATATGTCACACTTTGATCAAATGCTAGCAAGCGGAGCAGCTTTTGCAAGATCGTTTCACACAGGCAATCAACTACTAAACAGGATCGATGAGAGCGTTTTGCATCGCTCTTCCAAAGAGTTGGTGCCCGGAAAATGGTGCCGTGGAGAAGGGAGAAGAGTGAGGGTGGAGAATTCATCAACAGCTGATCATGAAGAGCAGCTGTGTCCAACTTGGGGCAACATTAACGATGTGAAACCGGGTTCTGGCGGCATCAAGCTTGCTGCATTATTGACTGATCTTGTTGTAGAAGGGAGATTGGCAACCAGCCACTGCCGAGAACACTGGTAA
- the LOC126798247 gene encoding uncharacterized membrane protein At1g16860-like has product MGSRFPSHQLSNGLYVSGRPEQPKERTPTMSSVATPYTGGDIKKSGELGKMFDIPTDGSKSRKSGPITGASSRTGSFGGAASHSGPISNSSGRAIYTTSGPMLSGGMPGATKKSNSGPLNKHGEPMKKSSGPQSGGVTPTGRQNSGPLAPVLPTTGLITSGPISSGPLNASGAPRKVSGPLESMGSMKMQGSSVVHNQAITTLSQDDEFSFRKSFPKLILWSLILLFVMGFIAGGFILGAVHNPVLLIVVVILFSAVATLFTWNTYWGRRAIIGYIASYTDSELRTAKNGQFVKVSGVVTCGNVPLESSFQKVPRCVYTSTSLYEYRGWDSKAANTTHRRFSWGLRSMERRVVDFYISDFQSGLRALVKTGSGSRVTPYVDDSIVIDVNPVKEELPPEFIRWLGERNLSSDDRVMQLKEGYIKEGSTVSVMGVVQRNENVLMIVPPPEPIPTGCQWGKCIFPASLDGIVLRCDDASKNDVIPV; this is encoded by the exons ATGGGTTCCAGATTCCCATCTCACCAACTCAGCAATGGCCTTTACGTATCAGGCCGGCCAGAGCAACCAAAGGAAAGGACTCCAACTATGAGCTCAGTTGCCACGCCATATACTGGAGGAGATATCAAGAAGTCAGGAGAACTAGGAAAGATGTTTGATATTCCTACGGATGGCTCCAAGTCCAGAAAATCTGGACCTATAACTGGTGCTTCTTCTAGGACTGGATCATTTGGAGGTGCTGCTTCACATTCAGGACCAATCTCTAATTCATCTGGTCGTGCCATTTATACTACATCAGGTCCCATGTTATCTGGAGGCATGCCCGGCGCAACAAAAAAGTCAAATTCTGGACCACTGAATAAGCATGGGGAACCCATGAAGAAGTCATCTGGTCCTCAATCAGGTGGGGTAACACCAACTGGCCGCCAGAACTCTGGCCCTCTTGCCCCTGTTCTCCCTACCACAGGTCTCATTACTTCTGGTCCCATTTCTTCTGGCCCACTAAATGCTTCTGGTGCCCCTCGTAAGGTATCCGGTCCTTTGGAGTCAATGGGATCAATGAAAATGCAAGGTTCCTCTGTCGTTCACAATCAGGCGATTACCACTCTTAGTCAAGATGATGAGTTTTCATTTAGGAAAAGCTTTCCTAAGCTAATATTATGGTCTCTGATTCTTCTCTTCGTGATGGGGTTCATAGCTGGTGGTTTTATTCTTGGTGCAGTCCACAATCCAGTACTCCTTATTGTGGTTGTGATCCTTTTCAGTGCAGTTGCTACACTATTCACATGGAATACTTACTGGGGAAGAAGAGCTATTATAGGTTACATTGCTAGTTATACAGATTCTGAGCTCAGAACTGCCAAGAATGGGCAATTTGTGAAGGTGTCAGGG gTGGTTACTTGTGGCAATGTGCCTCTTGAGTCATCCTTTCAAAAGGTCCCTAGATGTGTGTATACATCCACAAGTTTGTATGAGTATCGAGGATGGGATTCAAAAGCTGCCAACACTACACATCGTCGTTTTTCTTGGGGGCTCAGGTCCATGGAA AGACGTGTGGTAGACTTCTACATCTCTGATTTCCAGTCTGGGTTGAGAGCATTGGTTAAGACAGGCTCTGGATCAAGGGTGACTCCTTATGTTGATGATTCAATTGTCATTGATGTGAATCCCGTGAAGGAAGAGTTGCCCCCAGAGTTTATTAGGTGGTTGGGGGAGAGGAACCTTTCAAGTGATGATCGTGTAATGCAGTTGAAAGAAGG ATACATTAAAGAAGGAAGCACAGTTAGTGTAATGGGGGTTGTccagagaaatgaaaatgtgTTGATGATAGTTCCTCCACCTGAGCCAATCCCGACGGGATGCCAATGGGGCAAATGTATCTTCCCAGCTAGCCTTGACGGCATCGTTTTGAGATGCGATGATGCATCAAAGAATGATGTCATACCTGTTTAG
- the LOC126798504 gene encoding kelch repeat-containing protein At3g27220 has product MRMVRTPGKHTTARLVLICVGLLGIALIADFLWASSSSRFALLGPNWAPPIPILTPINKPNKGVDTQKNNTAGRVLSATFADLPAPELKWEKMTAAPVPRLDGAAMQIKNLLYVFAGYGTIDYVHSHVDIYNFSDNTWGGRFDMPKEMAHSHLGMVTDGRYIYIVNGQYGPQCRGPTSHTFILDTETKKWQNMPPLPVPRYAPATQLWRGRLHVMGGSKENRHTPAVDHWSLAVKDGKALEKEWRTEVPIPKGGPHRACIVYNDHLYVIGGQEGDFMAKPGSPIFKCSRRNEVVYGDVYMLDDEMKWKVLPSMPKPDSHIEFAWALVDNSVIIVGGTTEKHPVTKKMVLVGEMFQFNFDTLHWSVIGKLPFRVKTTLVGFWKGWLYFTSGQRDKGPEDPAPKKVIGELWRTKLNLDL; this is encoded by the exons ATGAGGATGGTTAGAACACCAGGGAAGCACACAACGGCTCGTCTGGTGTTGATCTGTGTTGGGCTTCTGGGTATTGCTCTCATTGCTGATTTCCTCtgggcttcttcttcttctcgttTTGCTCTCCTTGGCCCCAACTGGGCTCCCCCAATTCCGATCCTCACTCCCATCAACAAACCCAACAAG GGAGTTGACAcccaaaagaacaatactgcTGGGAGGGTTTTATCTGCAACTTTTGCTGATTTGCCTGCACCAGAACTAAAATGGGAAAAGATGACAGCTGCACCGGTGCCTCGTTTAGATGGGGCTGCTATGCAGATAAAAAATCTTCTATACGTGTTTGCTGGATACGGTACAATTGATTAT GTACATTCACATGTTGACATCTACAATTTTAGTGATAATACATGGGGAGGAAGATTTGATATGCCAAAAGAAATGGCACATTCCCATCTAGGAATGGTAACTGATGGAAGGTACATATACATTGTAAATGGACAGTATGGGCCACAGTGCAGAGGTCCCACATCCCACACGTTCATTCTTGATACTGAGACAAAAAAGTGGCAGAATATGCCCCCTCTACCAGTTCCAAG GTATGCACCGGCAACTCAACTTTGGAGAGGTAGACTCCATGTCATGGGTGGTAGCAAGGAAAATCGACACACACCTGCAGTTGATCATTGGAGTCTTGCTGTAAAAGATGGAAAAGCATTAGAAAAGGAATGGAGGACTGAAGTGCCTATTCCCAAGGGAGGGCCTCATAG GGCTTGTATAGTTTACAATGATCATCTGTATGTTATCGGTGGTCAAGAGGGTGATTTCATGGCAAAACCTGGATCACCTATTTTCAAGTGCTCTCGTAGGAATGAG GTTGTATATGGCGATGTTTACATGCTGGACGATGAAATGAAGTGGAAAGTGTTACCTTCTATGCCTAAGCCAGATTCCCATATTGAATTTGCTTGGGCTCTTGTTGACAATTCTGTTATTATCGTCGGAGGCACAACAGAGAAGCACCCTGTAACTAAGAAGATGGTTTTGGTTGGAGAAATGTTCCAGTTTAACTTTGATACTCTG CACTGGTCAGTCATTGGGAAACTGCCATTTCGAGTTAAAACCACACTCGTAGGTTTCTGGAAAGGATGGTTGTATTTCACATCCGGACAACGAGACAAAGGACCAGAAGATCCAGCACCAAAGAAAGTGATCGGCGAACTGTGGAGAACAAAGTTAAACCTGGACTTGTGA
- the LOC126799138 gene encoding uncharacterized protein LOC126799138 isoform X1, translated as MEALASSVFLPETYPLHNNNPTLITTPNKPTGSLKLTPTSHFAGLRARALSGEASGSGDNEDAGPLNNGFSFDSLSLSQGNLNHLESREKDVDEGLNQNTPLTSHSAYGAGGTRAGLFRTPISGGVQSATSAHGLPRPSLAVRNLMEQARFAHLCTVMSRMHHRREGYPFGSLVDFAPDSMGHPLFSFSPLAIHTRNLLANPRCTLVVQIPGWSSLSNARVTIFGDVYPLPEDQQDWAHKQYIAKHQQGPSQQWGNFYYFRMQNISDIYFIGGFGTVAWVDVKEYEALQPDKIAVDGGEQHLKELNAMFSKPLKELLSLESEVDDAAFISIDSKGTDIRVRQGAQFNIQRLSFEEGQSVETLEEAKVALRKLINKG; from the exons ATGGAAGCCCTGGCAAGCTCTGTCTTCTTACCCGAGACGTACCCACTTCATAACAACAACCCAACTCTAATCACAACACCCAATAAGCCAACTGGGTCTCTCAAACTCACCCCGACTTCCCATTTTGCTGGCCTCCGTGCCCGAGCTCTCTCCGGCGAGGCCTCCGGCTCCGGTGACAATGAAGATGCAGGGCCTCTCAATAATGGGTTTAGCTTTGACAGTCTCTCTTTGTCTCAG GGTAATTTAAATCACCTTGAAAGTCGTGAGAAGGATGTGGATGAGGGATTAAATCAAAACACTCCTCTTACATCCCATTCTGCATATGGAGCAGGCGGAACAAGAGCTGGGCTCTTTAGGACTCCAATTTCTGGCGGGGTGCAGAGTGCAACTTCAGCTCATGGTTTACCTCGTCCCTCCTTAGCTGTACGCAATCTTATGGAGCAG GCCAGATTTGCTCATCTGTGCACTGTTATGTCGCGCATGCACCATCGACGAGAAGGATATCCATTTGGTTCTCTTGTTGATTTTGCACCTGATTCAATGGGCC ATCCTCTCTTTTCGTTTTCCCCATTGGCCATCCACACACGGAATTTATTAGCAAATCCAAGATGCACGCTTGTTGTGCAG ATTCCTGGATGGAGCAGCTTATCAAATGCAAGGGTTACCatttttggtgatgtttaCCCACTTCCAGAAGATCAACAG GATTGGGCTCATAAGCAATACATAGCAAAACATCAACAGGGGCCTTCTCAACAGTGGGGAAATTTCTACTACTTCCGGATGCAAAATATAAG TGACATTTATTTTATTGGTGGCTTTGGAACTGTTGCTTGGGTTGATGTAAAAGAGTACGAGGCCCTTCAGCCTGATAAGATTGCAGTCGATGGAGGCGAGCAACACCTGAAG GAACTTAATGCTATGTTTTCGAAGCCCTTAAAAGAGCTACTGTCCCTTGAATCCGAGGTGGATGATGCTGCTTTCATATCTATAGACAGCAAGGGAACTGATATTCGGGTTCGTCAGGGTGCACAG TTCAACATTCAGAGGCTATCGTTTGAAGAAGGTCAGTCTGTTGAAACATTAGAGGAAGCCAAGGTTGCTCTCAGGAAACTTATAAACAAAGGCTGA